From the Lepus europaeus isolate LE1 chromosome 12, mLepTim1.pri, whole genome shotgun sequence genome, one window contains:
- the GNG10 gene encoding guanine nucleotide-binding protein G(I)/G(S)/G(O) subunit gamma-10, whose protein sequence is MSSGASVSALQRVVEQLKLEAGVERIKVSQAAAELQQYCMQNACKDALLVGVPAGSNPFREPRSCALL, encoded by the exons ATGTCTTCCGGGGCCAGCGTGAGCGCCCTGCAGCGCGTGGTGGAGCAGCTCAAGCTCGAGGCCGGGGTGGAGAGGATCAAG gtctcccaggcggcCGCCGAACTCCAGCAGTACTGCATGCAGAACGCGTGCAAGGACGCGCTGCTGGTGGGCGTGCCAGCCGGAAGCAACCCCTTCCGGGAGCCCCGCTCCTGCGCTTTGCTCTGA